Proteins encoded within one genomic window of Lynx canadensis isolate LIC74 chromosome B2, mLynCan4.pri.v2, whole genome shotgun sequence:
- the PPP2R5D gene encoding serine/threonine-protein phosphatase 2A 56 kDa regulatory subunit delta isoform, translating into MPYKLKKEKETPKLAKGTTKPSSSGKDGGGESAEEAQPQPQPQPQPQPQPQPPSSNKRPSNSTPPPTQLSKIKYSGGPQIVKKERRQSSSRFNLSKNRELQKLPALKDSPTQEREELFIQKLRQCCVLFDFVSDPLSDLKFKEVKRAGLNEMVEYITHSRDVVTEAIYPEAVTMFSVNLFRTLPPSSNPTGAEFDPEEDEPTLEAAWPHLQLVYEFFLRFLESPDFQPNIAKKYIDQKFVLALLDLFDSEDPRERDFLKTILHRIYGKFLGLRAYIRRQINHIFYRFIYETEHHNGIAELLEILGSIINGFALPLKEEHKMFLIRVLLPLHKVKSLSVYHPQLAYCVVQFLEKESSLTEPVIVGLLKFWPKTHSPKEVMFLNELEEILDVIEPSEFSKVMEPLFRQLAKCVSSPHFQVAERALYYWNNEYIMSLISDNAARVLPIMFPALYRNSKSHWNKTIHGLIYNALKLFMEMNQKLFDDCTQQYKAEKQKGRFRMKEREEMWQKIEELARLNPQYPMFRAPPPLPPVYSMETETPTAEDIQLLKRTVETEAVQMLKDIKKEKVLLRRKSELPQDVYTIKALEAHKRAEEFLTASQEAL; encoded by the exons GAGACCCCCAAGCTTGCCAAAGGCACGACCAAGCCCAGCAGCTCGGGCAAGGATGGTGGAGGCGAGAGCGCCGAGGAG gcccagccccagcctcagccccagccccagccgcagccgcagccccAGCCCCCATCGTCCAACAAGCGTCCCAGCAACAGCACACCGCCCCCAACGCAGCTCAGCAAAATCAAGTACTCTGGAGGGCCCCAGATTGTCAAGAAGGAGCGACGGCAAAGCTCCTCCCGCTTCAATCTCAGCAAGAACCGGGAGTTGCAGAAGCTTCCTGCCCTGAAAG ATTCGCCAACCCAGGAGCGGGAGGAGCTTTTTATCCAGAAGCTGCGCCAGTGCTGTGTCCTCTTTGACTTTGTCTCAGATCCACTCAGTGACCTCAAATTCAAGGAGGTGAAGCGGGCAGGACTCAACGAAATGGTGGAGTACATCACCCATAGCCGTGATGTTGTCACTGAGGCCATTTACCCCGAGGCTGTCACCATG TTTTCAGTGAACCTCTTCCGGACGCTGCCACCTTCATCGAACCCCACCGGGGCCGAGTTTGACCCAGAAGAGGATGAGCCCACCCTGGAAGCTGCCTGGCCACATCTCCAG CTCGTGTATGAGTTTTTCTTACGTTTCCTCGAGTCTCCTGATTTCCAGCCAAACATAGCCAAGAAGTATATCGACCAGAAGTTTGTCCTTGCT CTCCTGGACCTGTTTGACAGTGAGGATCCTCGAGAGCGGGACTTCCTCAAGACCATCTTGCATCGCATCTATGGCAAGTTTTTGGGGCTCCGGGCTTATATTCGTAGGCAGATCAACCACATCTTCTACAG gTTCATCTATGAGACAGAACATCACAACGGGATTGCTGAGCTCTTAGAGATCCTCGGCAG CATCATCAACGGCTTTGCCTTGCCCCTTAAGGAAGAGCACAAGATGTTCCTCATCCGTGTCCTGCTTCCCCTTCACAAGGTCAAGTCCCTGAGTGTCTACCACCCGCAG CTGGCTTACTGTGTGGTACAGTTCCTGGAGAAGGAGAGCAGTCTCACAGAGCCG GTGATTGTAGGACTTCTCAAGTTCTGGCCCAAAACCCACAGCCCCAAGGAGGTCATGTTCCTGAATGAGCTAGAGGAGATTCTAGATGTCATTGAACCTTCAGAGTTCAGCAAAGTGATGGAACCACTCTTCCGCCAGCTTGCCAAGTGTGTCTCCAGCCCTCATTTCCAG GTGGCAGAGCGTGCTCTCTATTACTGGAACAATGAGTACATCATGAGCCTGATCAGTGACAATGCTGCCCGAGTCCTTCCCATCATGTTCCCTGCACTCTACAGGAACTCCAAGAGCCACTGGAACAA GACAATCCATGGACTGATCTACAATGCCCTAAAGCTGTTTATGGAGATGAATCAGAAGCTGTTTGATGACTGCACACAACAGTACaaggcagagaaacagaa GGGCCGGTTCcgaatgaaggaaagagaagagatgtGGCAAAAGATCGAGGAGCTGGCCCGACTCAATCCCCAG TATCCCATGTTCCGAGCTCCTCCACCACTGCCTCCTGTGTACTCGATGGAGACAGAGACCCCCACGGCAGAGGACATCCAACTTCTGAAGAGGACGGTAGAGACAGAGGCTGTGCAG ATGCTAAAGGACATCAAGAAGGAGAAGGTACTGCTTCGGCGGAAGTCCGAGCTGCCCCAGGACGTGTATACCATCAAGGCGCTGGAGGCACACAAGCGGGCGGAAGAATTCCTAACTGCCAGCCAGGAGGCTCTCTGA
- the MEA1 gene encoding male-enhanced antigen 1: MAAVVLGRDTMGPERIFPNQTEELGPHQGPTEGTGDWSSEEPEEEQEETGAGPAGYSYQPLNQDPEPEEVELAPVGDGEDVVADIQDRIQALGLHLPDPPLESEDEEEEGATGLSNHSSIPMDPEHVELVKRTMAGVSLPAPGVPAWAREISDAQWEDVVQKALQARQGTTPAWK, encoded by the exons ATGGCAGCAGTAGTTCTAGGGAGAGACACCATGGGCCCCGAGCGTATCTTCCCCAATCAGACTGAGGAATTAGGGCCGCACCAGGGCCCTACGGAAGGCACTGGGGATTGGAGCAGCGAGGAGCctgaggaagagcaggaggaaaCGGGGGCAGGCCCAGCTGGCTACTCCTACCAACCCCTGAACCAAGATCCTGAACCAGAGGAGGTGGAGCTGGCACCGGTGGGGGATGGAGAAGATGTAGTTGCTGATATTCAGGATCGGATCCAG GCCCTGGGGCTTCATTTGCCAGACCCGCCATTAGAGAgtgaggatgaagaggaggaaggagccacAGGATTGAGCAACCACAGCTCTATTCCCATGGACCCGG AACATGTGGAGTTGGTGAAAAGGACAATGGCTGGAGTAAGCCTGCCTGCGCCAGGGGTTCCTGCCTGGGCTCGGGAGATATCAGATGCCCAGTGGGAAGATGTGGTACAGAAGGCCCTCCAAGCCCGGCAGGGGACGACCCCAGCCTGGAAGTGA
- the KLHDC3 gene encoding kelch domain-containing protein 3 isoform X2 has protein sequence MLRWTVHLEGGPRRVNHAAVAVGHRVYSFGGYCSGEDYETLRQIDVHIFNAVSLRWTKLPPVRPAIRGQAPVVPYMRYGHSTVLIDDMVFLWGGRNDTEGACNVLYAFDVNTHKWSTPRVSGTVPGARDGHSACVLGKTMYIFGGYEQLADCFSNDIHKLDTSTMTWTLICTKGNPARWRDFHSATMLGSHMYVFGGRADRFGPFHSNNEIYCNRIRVFDTRTEAWLDCPPTPVLPEGRRSHSAFGYNGELYIFGGYNARLNRHFHDLWKFNPVSFTWKKIEPKGKGPCPRRRQCCCIVGDKIVLFGGTSPSPEEGLGDEFDLIDHSDLHILDFNTSDMSFEELLELQNKVGTKTYKQLVAGNNTKKPSSRPPVQNACVADKHRPLEMSAKVRVPFLRQVVPISKKVARDPRFDDLSGEYNPEVFDQTYQFLNDIRAKEKELVKKQLKKHRSGQEHEKLQQLLQRMEQQELAQQERKRQQELRLALKQERRARAQQGHRPYFLKKSEQRQLVLAEKFKELKRSKKLESFLSRKRRRNAGKDRRHLPLNKE, from the exons ATGTTACGGTGGACAGTGCACCTGGAGGGCGGGCCCCGCAGGGTGAACCATGCTGCAGTGGCTGTTGGGCACCGGGTATACTCCTTCGGGGGTTACTGCTCTGGTGAAGACTATGAAACACTGCGGCAGATTGATGTGCACATTTTCAACGCAG TGTCCTTGCGTTGGACAAAGCTGCCCCCAGTGAGGCCTGCCATCCGTGGGCAGGCTCCTGTGGTACCCTACATGCGGTATGGACACTCGACCGTCCTCATCGATGACATGGTCTTCCTTTGGGGCGGGCGGAATGACACCGAAGGAGCCTGCAATGTACTTTATGCCTTTGACGTCA ATACTCACAAGTGGTCCACACCGCGAGTGTCAGGAACAGTTCCTGGGGCCCGGGATGGACATTCAGCTTGTGTCCTGGGCAAAACCATGTACATTTTCGGGGGCTACGAGCAGCTG GCGGACTGCTTTTCCAATGACATTCACAAGCTGGATACCAGTACCATGACATGGACCCTTATTTGTACAAAg GGCAACCCTGCACGCTGGAGGGACTTTCACTCAGCTACAATGCTGGGCAGTCACATGTATGTCTTTGGGGGCCGTGCCGACCGCTTTGGGCCATTCCATTCCAACAATGAGATTTACTGCAACCGCATCCGTGTCTTTGACACCAGGACTGAGGCCTGGCTGGACTGTCCACCCACTCCAGTGCTGCCTGAGGGCCGCCGGAGCCACTCAGCCT ttGGTTATAATGGGGAGCTGTACATCTTTGGTGGCTATAATGCAAGGCTGAACCGGCATTTCCATGACCTCTGGAAGTTTAACCCCG TGTCCTTTACCTGGAAAAAGATTGAACCGAAGGGGAAGGGGCCATGTCCCCGCCGGCGCCAGTGCTGCTGTATTGTTGGTGACAAGATTGTTCTCTTTGGGGGTACCAG TCCATCTCCTGAGGAAGGCCTGGGAGATGAATTTGACCTCATAGATCATTCTGATTTACACATTTTGGACTTTA ACacatctgacatgtcatttgaaGAGCTGTTGGAATTGCAGAACAAAGTGGGGACTAAGACATACAAACAGTTGGTAGCTGGAAACAATACTAAGAAGCCAAGTTCTAGACCACCTGTCCAAAATGCATGTGTTGCAGATAAGCACAG GCCTCTGGAAATGTCAGCCAAGGTTCGGGTGCCATTTTTGCGTCAAGTTGTTCCAATCAGTAAGAAg GTAGCCCGGGACCCCCGCTTTGACGATCTGTCAGGGGAATATAATCCTGAGGTGTTTGACCAGACGTATCAATTCCTGAATGACATCCGAGCTAAAGAGAAAGAG CTTGTGAAAAAGCAGTTGAAGAAGCACCGTTCAGGGCAGGAGCACGAGAAACTGCAGCAGCTGCTCCAGAGAATG GAGCAGCAAGAACTGGCACAGCAGGAACGCAAGCGGCAGCAGGAGCTGCGCCTGGCCCTGAAGCAGGAGAGGCGGGCTCGGGCCCAGCAGGGCCATCGGCCATACTTCCTGAAGAAAT cTGAGCAGCGCCAGTTGGTCCTAGCTGAGAAGTTCAAGGAGTTGAAACGCAGTAAGAAGTTAGAGAGCTTCTTGAGTCGAAAGAGGCGCCGAAATGCAGGCAAAGACCGGAGACATCTCCCTTTGAACAAAGAGTAA
- the KLHDC3 gene encoding kelch domain-containing protein 3 isoform X1 yields MLRWTVHLEGGPRRVNHAAVAVGHRVYSFGGYCSGEDYETLRQIDVHIFNAVSLRWTKLPPVRPAIRGQAPVVPYMRYGHSTVLIDDMVFLWGGRNDTEGACNVLYAFDVNTHKWSTPRVSGTVPGARDGHSACVLGKTMYIFGGYEQLADCFSNDIHKLDTSTMTWTLICTKGNPARWRDFHSATMLGSHMYVFGGRADRFGPFHSNNEIYCNRIRVFDTRTEAWLDCPPTPVLPEGRRSHSAFGYNGELYIFGGYNARLNRHFHDLWKFNPVSFTWKKIEPKGKGPCPRRRQCCCIVGDKIVLFGGTSPSPEEGLGDEFDLIDHSDLHILDFSPSLKTLCKLAVIQYNLDQSCLPHDIRWELNAMTTNSNISRPIVSSHG; encoded by the exons ATGTTACGGTGGACAGTGCACCTGGAGGGCGGGCCCCGCAGGGTGAACCATGCTGCAGTGGCTGTTGGGCACCGGGTATACTCCTTCGGGGGTTACTGCTCTGGTGAAGACTATGAAACACTGCGGCAGATTGATGTGCACATTTTCAACGCAG TGTCCTTGCGTTGGACAAAGCTGCCCCCAGTGAGGCCTGCCATCCGTGGGCAGGCTCCTGTGGTACCCTACATGCGGTATGGACACTCGACCGTCCTCATCGATGACATGGTCTTCCTTTGGGGCGGGCGGAATGACACCGAAGGAGCCTGCAATGTACTTTATGCCTTTGACGTCA ATACTCACAAGTGGTCCACACCGCGAGTGTCAGGAACAGTTCCTGGGGCCCGGGATGGACATTCAGCTTGTGTCCTGGGCAAAACCATGTACATTTTCGGGGGCTACGAGCAGCTG GCGGACTGCTTTTCCAATGACATTCACAAGCTGGATACCAGTACCATGACATGGACCCTTATTTGTACAAAg GGCAACCCTGCACGCTGGAGGGACTTTCACTCAGCTACAATGCTGGGCAGTCACATGTATGTCTTTGGGGGCCGTGCCGACCGCTTTGGGCCATTCCATTCCAACAATGAGATTTACTGCAACCGCATCCGTGTCTTTGACACCAGGACTGAGGCCTGGCTGGACTGTCCACCCACTCCAGTGCTGCCTGAGGGCCGCCGGAGCCACTCAGCCT ttGGTTATAATGGGGAGCTGTACATCTTTGGTGGCTATAATGCAAGGCTGAACCGGCATTTCCATGACCTCTGGAAGTTTAACCCCG TGTCCTTTACCTGGAAAAAGATTGAACCGAAGGGGAAGGGGCCATGTCCCCGCCGGCGCCAGTGCTGCTGTATTGTTGGTGACAAGATTGTTCTCTTTGGGGGTACCAG TCCATCTCCTGAGGAAGGCCTGGGAGATGAATTTGACCTCATAGATCATTCTGATTTACACATTTTGGACTTTA GCCCTAGTCTGAAGACTCTGTGTAAACTGGCCGTGATTCAGTATAACCTGGACCAGTCGTGTTTGCCCCATGACATCAG GTGGGAGCTGAATGCCATGACCACCAACAGCAATATCAGTCGCCCCATCGTCTCCTCCCATGGGTAG